DNA from Sorex araneus isolate mSorAra2 chromosome 6, mSorAra2.pri, whole genome shotgun sequence:
CCCCGCTGTTCCCTCAGCATCGTCCCCGCGGTTCGGGGATGGTGGCCCGGACTGGCCCGTGATCCTCGGGCTAGCTGGGAGGCCCGGTCAGCGGCCGGAGCGAGGGCGGAGCCTAGTCCTGGTGCCCGCCGGGAGGGAGGGTCCCCTCACAGGTCGGTTCCGTCCCCTCCTTCCCGCCAGCAGTGAGTGACACCAGGACGGGGTCAGCCTAGCGAGTCCCCCTTCACTGCACCCAGTTGCTAATGaccctgggagggggctgggggggtctccGAGGGCTGGAGCACGCGCCTGCCTGCAGAGGCTGCCCCACTccgctcctctgagcactgccgggggagCAGTGTGTGTGCATCCTGCTCGGCTGGGTTGGATCACTCGCCGAGGCTTCAGACCCCCGGGCCCGGCTCGGAGGTGCAAGTAAGGGAAAGCGAATGTCCAGTCCCCCCGGCCGCCCGGCTGTGCCCTGTGCTCGGGCCCCGGTGCCGACTGGCTGGTGAGGAGTCAGTGAAGAGGAAGCGGCCTTCTCCCTTTGCGGCTCCTTTGCGGGGCGCGGGGTGTTCTGCTCAGGTTCACCAGATTTGCTGGGCAGAGTCCGACCCTCGGGAAGGGAAGGGAGCAGAGGAAGGCAGGGGAGGTCCCAGGACGGGACAGACGCGCGGCTCCTTTTCGTTTGGCCTCGGCCTCTGGGCCTCCCCGGTGGCGCTCAGCGGCTGCCCCGGGCTCTGCTGCCCAGGGATGGCTCGCTCCCGGTGCTCCGGGGCCTGTAGACCGTGCCGGGGGCTGGGCCGGCTCCCGGAGAAGCCCTGAGCCACGTCGGCCGGCCCAGCCCCCGGCTCAGACTTGCCTCTCTCGGGGGCGAATCCCAGGGGGACTCCTGGGGGCAGGGCCAGCCGTGGGGCTCGGGTGGGACCCGAGGGCGTCTCTGAACAGCTCTCGGACACCGCAGAGGCGGGATTCCCTTCCTGGGGGGGCGGAAGCGTCGTGACACGGGGAGTCGCTGCCCGTGTGACTCTGGTCTGCGGCCTCTGCCCGTCCAGGTCCCCCTTACGGCGGCTGCCCCTGCGGCCACTCCCGTCCTGTGCTCCGAGGCTGCGGTCACCCGCACTCGGCCCCAGCCCCAAGTATCACTTGCGGTCCAGGACCCTGGAAGGAGAGTGGGCGGGGCTCTGGTCACTGCTCTGCCGGCTCCTCGGGGTTGCGGTGCCGGGTTCTGATCCCAGGATGGACATGAGTGGGGGAGGAAACACACTGCAGGAGCTTTACTGTTTCTGGGGCGTCAGGCACccaaggggcggggccagggcccccccccaccgtgaaggaccccctacccccaacagGGAGGATTGGTTTACTCTCCTGCCAGTGGCTAAAATTGTACTTCTAAAAAAGTGAGTCTCCTTGCTCGCCGTTGCTCAGTTGAATGGAGACAGTTGGTGGttagggctgtgtgtgtgtgtgtgcgcgtgtgcgtgcgtgtgtgcgtgcgtgtgtgcgtgcgtgtttgtgcgcgcatgtgtgtgcgtgcgtgtgtgcgtgtgtgcgtgcgtgtttgtgcgcgtatgtgtgtgcgtgtgtgtgcatgtgtgcgcgcacgcgtgtgtgtgcgtgtgtgtgcatgtgtgtgcgtgtgtgtgcgtgtgtgcgtgtgcgcatgtgtgtgtgcgtgtgcgcgtgtgtgtgcatgtgtgtacgtgtgtgtgtgtgcgtgtgagcgtGCATGCGCACGTGTGGGGACTGAGTGGCTGAGTGTCAGGACGATGCGGCTCAGAGACATCGCAGAGAAGAGCCAGCAGGAAGGGGGCCCGGGCTCTGAGGCGTGTGGCCGGGCGCCCCCGACTCCCGGCGCCGTTTGGCCTCTCGGAGACGGCTGGGGCTGCGCTGGCCCGGGCCCGAGCTGATCCGTGTCGCCTTCCTCCCGGGTGAAGACGCGCGCTTGTTCCCAACTCTTGACCACGCCCGCGAGCAGCCTCCTTACCGGCCCCCGGACCTCCAGGCCACCAGTGCACCGGCGAGGGGTGAGCGTGCGCCCGCAGGCGGCCTTGCCCGCACCCTGCCCCGCACGGCTTGCTGCAGGCACGCGGCCGCGCCTCCGGCTGCTGCGGGCAGGGCTGGCgccacctccctgcccacccGGCCCACTCGCGCTGCTGCAGAATCACGTCTCCGCAGCCCCCTGCCGCTTCGCTTTCTCTCCCCGGGACGGCGGCGCCTTCCTCCTCTCCGCCGCCTTGGCTAAGTCGCCGCTCTCCCAGAGCACTGGGGCCGAGGGGGCTGAGCAAGGCAGAGCTGGGAGCGACCGAGTCTCTGGGTGGAGAGTCCAGCGCCCCTGGAAGCAGGCTGGACACGGGCCCTCTGCTCTGGGCGCCTGCCTGTACGGCTCGAAGGCGGGCACTCGGGACCAGCCCGAGAGGGACCGTCCCTGCGGGTCAGAGCCGCGGGGGAGCCCAGCGCCCTCTGCCCAAGCCCGTGGCTGGAGCCTGTGCCAGGACCTGTTGTGCAAGCTCAGAGGGTGCCAGGacctgccccgagcactgctcgcCTCGGGATTGTTTCTGCGAGTGACCGGCCTGCAGTCCCGGGACGCCGAGAgcgtctctgcctctctccgcTGTGGCCGGGGGTGGGCGTCAGCGTCCCTGCAGGTCAGAGTTGGAGTCACGGCTGTTGAGCCGGTGCCCCGTCAGCCTCCGACGTCCCgagaggcctggggtgggggtgtcggccccagggcccctgcaaAGGTTGTGCCTCACGGGGAGCAGACGGTCGCGTGTGTCAGAGGAAGCGAAGGTTGTTTTCCTGAAGAGTCCGTCGGGTGGGCCCGGGCTGAGGGTCCGGAGGCTGGAGCACgtgtgttcagtccccagcacccagtgtcAGTGGACGTAGCcccggtggcccccagcacccctgggtctgAGCACTGAGATGTCTGGGTCTAGCAGGTTGGTGTCTCGGGAATGACCTGTgggctccgccccccacccccaccccccgagcaGAAGGAGCGAGCCCGCTGGCCCGTTTCACTCCCTCCCGTCAGGCCTCTCGGCTGCTGCTCTGTGTTTGCATGTCCATGCaagcctggctctgtcctcagcgcGGTCCTCACGCTCTGCGGCTTCTCCTTTGGTTCCGGTCcggctcctctctgctccccgcAGTGCTCCGGACCCGCCCGCTGCTCCCAGCTACGCCTGACTGGTGCCCGTGCGGCGAGAGTGCGTGTGTCCTAGCCAGGGCTCTGAGCCGAAGTGACCACACCGTCAGGGTCTGTTTTAGGACCCAGGGCGCACACGCACAAGCCAGGCTGCCCCGGGCTCTCGTCTCCTGACGCGCCATCGGAGAGAGAAATTGGCCTTAGGACTCTTAAACACTCAGGAGTCCTTTCCTGGGGTCTTGTTCTGATTTGACAACATGCAGTTCAGGGGAGCACCCGCGTGCTTAGGTCATTCCGGGGGCCATGACAGGAGCTGTATGTTGAAAGTCCTTCTGGAGTTTCTGCAGTGCCAGAGCAATTAGGTCAGTCCACAGGACTTTGAAGGCCGCGCTAGGTCAGTGTCAGAGTTATGGGCATTCCTGTAGACCCCCAGCCCTGAGGCCAGTGGTCTCGGCCGCTGTGGagccccctccttcctttctgcgTGAGTCGCTAGGCCGGGAGCACGACTCAGGGTCTCGTGCTGGGGAggcccaggaagagccactccAGGTCGCCCGCCGTGGGGTGCAGGCCCACGTGTGTGGGCGCTTAGGAATCCAGTCAAGAGACACTCCCCTTTGCCCAGGTTCTCGCGCCCCGTATTCCGCGGTGATTTCCTGCCGTGGAGAGCTCTTTCATTCCCAGTGACCTTCCCTGTGCCTCGACCTCCACGACCGCCAGCCCTGCAGGGTCACTTCCCAGCATTTCCTGCAGGGTCACTTCCCGGCATTACTGCCCAGCACCTGGCCCGATCGCGTGGTCGGACCCGCTAGTTTCACTTGGCGAGCGCCCGTTGGGACAGTGCCCGAGGGCATGGCCTTGGGCACGCTGTCCCAGAACCCGGCGGGAAGGTGCCGGGCAGTGCCCAGCTGTGGGGGGCGAGTCTGCTCACTGCGGTGACACCCAGGGACGGGGCAGAGAGGAGCGGGAGGGCGTCCCCGTGTCTCCTCCTGCGAGGAAGCTTTGACTCCGGTGAACAGAGGAGAGAGATAAGACGATGTTGGCACTGCAATCTGAAAATGCctgctctggggggcgggggaatgtATGTAGAAACGTGACCCTGTTCCTGGTGCCCCTggctgggcagggggcagtgagggagagttgaggagagacggagagaggatGGCGACCCGGGGCTCACCCCTGTGACCTCCTGCTGACAGGTGAGAGCAGTTAGAGCCAGGGAAGCAGGACGCGCCCTGAGAAGCAAGCAGGCCCGTGGCCTTCACGCGCCGTATGATTTAATGGCTCAGCTGAGCGATCTCTACAGATTCCCAGTAAACGAGCCGACCAAATTCAAATTAGATTAGATCTGAGAACGACGTGCAGAGTGGCTCCCTCTGTAGTTCTGGTTTGATGCAGCGCCATGGATTAGCGGGTAATTTAATTATGTTAATCAGGCGCTTGTGCTGGCAGCTCCAGACACAGTAAATGCAGCTGGTCTCTTCTTAACGACGCCCGTCGGGGCCGGGCGCTCTCTGGCCAGCAGCAGTCTGACCACTGGAGGCGCAGCGTCCAGCTGGAGTCGGGGATGCCTCTTAGCACGTGGCCACAGGTTTCAGTTCATGTGGAGCCTGAAACTAATAAACCTAACCTAGGGGCCAGCAGCCCACGAGGCACCACTGCCCGGGACGCGTCCATTCCCAAGAGCCCTTCCCCTCGGTGGACGCTGGTTTCCCCCGTTTTATCCCGTGTCCACTGCAGACACGGGGATGAGCTTTCTCCCCGAGATGAGCAGGGCGGGCGAGGCCTCCGGGAGCCGTGAGGCCCGGGGCTGTGCTTTCCTCGGGGAAGGCCGCAGAGGTCAGCGGAGGGCCGGAGCCGGTCAGGGCCCGAGTGAGGAGACAGTAGGACGCGTGCTGGAGGACACGGGTGCCAGGAGCGGGGGGGCCCGTCCTGGCAGTCCCATCCCCCAAATGCGTGTCCACGAGGACCCGCCCCTGTCCCTCCCAGGCGGGGACCACACGCGCAGCGTTCAGCCGAGCGCCCAGCCGGTGGTGGGGGCGGGTCTGTCTGGTGCGTGCTGAGTGTGGctgctcttccttcctcctcctctcccggggcacggcggggagggtggCCGCGTcattcccgcccccccccttcCAGATCTCAACGAGTGTGGGCTGAAGCCGCGGCCGTGCAAACACCGGTGCATGAACACCTTCGGCAGCTTCAAGTGCTACTGCCTGAACGGCTACATGCTGATGCCCGACGGCTCCTGCTCCAGTACGGCCAAggccccggggcgggcgggcccgTCCAGCGTTGCTAAGACGTGGCAGCGGCTGGGTTTCGTGTCCCCCtacgctcccccccaccccagccgtcCTCTGCCCGTGGTCAAGCCACAGTCCCCTCGCGCTGCCTCTGGGACAGGAGGACGTCGCCCGTCCGACGGGGCggctctggggagggagggggctggtgcCCGGCCTGGAGGGTGGGCAGTCGTCACGGTGACCCCGCACCCAGCACGTGCAGGCCCTGACTGGCCGCGGCTGTGGGAGCTGTTCTGACACGGTCACTGGCCCCTCGGGAActgaggccccccaccccccaacggGCCGGAGGGCTGGAGCTCCCGCTGGTCTCCCGGGCTTCCCTGCTGGGTGCGTGTCGTGGTCCCCGGAGACCccggggacccccgggcccctcccccgaGTCAGACCCGCTCTCCGCCCAGGTGCCCTGTCGTGCTCCATGGCCAACTGCCAGTACGGCTGCGACGTGGTCAAGGGGCAGGTGCGGTGCCAGTGCCCCTCGCCCGGCCTGCAGCTGGCGCCCGATGGCAGGACCTGTGTGGGTGAGCtgcgggggcagagggaggagcgggcggggggggcgggcagagttTGAGCACGGGGTGGGGGCCGCTGGGGCCGGGAGAGGTTTGGGGAACTTCCTCTGGGCACGGAGCTCCGTGCCAGGGCAGGCGTGACGGGTCAGGGGGCGAGACTTTGGCCCTTCCTGGCCGACGTGCTGGGGGGAGAAGAGCAGTGACCCCAGGCCGACAGGTGGTTGAGTCGGACAGTTTGGGCCCGGGCTGGAAGTCTGGTGTGTCTCTGTGGCCCGAAACGCAGCCCTGGGCCCGACCCCTTAATTCCGTGCATGAGTCTCTGGTCTGAAGCTTCCAAAACGTTGCCTGCAGGCTGGGGGTGCGTGTGGGCGCGGGGCATCCCCCGCTGAGCCGCGCCCCTCAGCCGCGCTGCCCGTGGTCTCTGCAGACGTGGACGAGTGCGTGACCGGGGCCGCGTCCTGCCCGAGGTTCCGGCAGTGCGTCAACACTTTCGGGAGCTACATCTGCAAGTGCCACGAGGGCTTCGACCTCATGTACATCGGGGGGAAGTACCAGTGTCACGGTAAGGCCCCAGGCCCGCTCCGGGGGCACTCCCATGGCACCCACGGGCTTGCAGTTGGGGGGGGTGGCATCACTCCCCCATGACCCCCACCCATGAGGTGCTCTGCTGGCGGCTGGTTATACCTTTGCTCTGAGACTGTTCCTGCCACTCACGACGCCTCGGGTCCCCCTCCTCCCATGCAGAGATGAGTGCTCCCAgctcctctgctccccctcctcccatgcAGAGAGGAGTGCTCCCAGCCCCTCTGATCTgatcctcctcctcctgtgcATAATGAGTGCTCCCAGCCCCTCTGATCCCCCTCCTCCTGCGAAGACATAGAGGAGTGCTCCCAGCCCTTCTGCTCCCCTTACTCCCATGCAGACAGAGAGGAGTGCTCCCAGCCCCTctgaccccctcctcctcccgtgCAGACATAGACGAGTGCTCCCAGGGGCAGCCTCCGTGCAGCAGTTCCGCCTGGTGTCACAACACGCCCGGCTCCTACCGGTGCCAGTGTAAGGAAGGCTACAAGGGCGACGGCCGGACCTGCGTGTGTGAGTAGCGTGTGGCGTGTGTCACCGCGTGCAGGCTGCAGGCGCGGCAAGGCCTCCCAGCCTCCGGGCCCTCGCTGCCCGGCCCCAGATCTCCCCATCGTGCCCCGTTAGATGCCAGGAGACTCCCCGAGCACCTGCCTTTGGGGTCAGAAACCAGCCTGGTGCCTCTCGGGCCAGGCTGAGGGTCGCGCGTGCCCCTCCGGTggtctcccaccccccagtctacTCTGAAAACAGTCCTAGGTGCGGTTCTACGTTCAGGACCATTTTGCTCCTTGGGTTGTTTTTTCAAGTGAGGGTTATTTGGCGCAGAGGCGTGTTAATAAGTGTACCAGGGGTGGCTGACTGCCCCGCACGGGAAGGCGCACAACCAGGGCCGTCCTCTGACACGCATTTCATGCAGaggttgttaattttttaaatttttggagtgaaatatttactgaaaatcACGGAGCATAAAATCACAGGGATTAAAGGATTTCTCAGAGGGCCAGGTAGTCGTGGAATACATCACTCCTGCCAGATTAAATATTAGTTCTTGCGGAGCAaccaaggaaaaaaagagtttacAGGTGATCTTGGCCACCTCTGAAAGGCTCTTTTCAGTGAGCAATTGTTGTAAATGAGTAAGTGGGCAGGCGGGGGGGAGCAAGACAGACTCTGAAGCACCAGACTGGCCTGCGTGTGCCAGGCTGTGAGTGAAGGAGAACAGGATCGGTTTTACGCAGTTTGAACCTACTCCATAGCAACACTGTGCCACCCGACACTTGGTACAGCAGCCTGCAcgctcctctcctttccccttgcAAAAGAGCATCtttattcttgttttcatttggggcacaTGCCCGACAGTGCTCGAGCTTCCTCCTCGTTCTGCAGCCAGGgagccctcctggcagtgctgggggactctgTGGCACTGAggctcgaaccctggttggccgcgtgccaggcacaCACCCACCTGCTGTAGTTCCTCTCTGCAGCGGACCCCGGCCCTGCCCAAGAAAAgacaacatttttatatttagaaatctgTCTGTTTTCACTTTGCACAGCTTAAAATTTTCCCACACGGTACATATTCATAACAAACGCCACTCTGATTTCTGAACCTCCCTCCGGTGgctctgtgtgcatttgtgtgtgcttgtgagtgtctgtgtgtgtctctgtgtgtttctgtgtgtgtctgtctgcatgtgCGTCTGTCTacgtgtgtatctgtctgtgtgtgtttctgtgtgtctgtgtgtgtctatgtctgtgtctgtgtgtgtgtttctgtgtgtgtgtctttctgaatgtgtgtctgtgtgtgtatctgtgtgtgggtctgtgtgtggtgtctgtgtctgtgtgtgtgtttctgtgtgtgtctgtgtgtgtctgtctgaatgtgtgtctgtgtgtgggtctgtgtgtgtgtctgtgtgtgtgtctgtgtgtgtgtctgtgtgtgtctgtctgaatgtgtgtctgtgtgtgggtctgtgtgtgtgtctttgtgtgtgtctgtgtgtgtgtctgtgtgtgtctgtctgaatgtgtgtctgtgtgtgtttgtgtgtgggtctgtgtgtggtgtctgtgtgtgtctgtctgaatgtgtgtctgtgtgtgtgtctgtgtgtgtgtctgtgtgtgtttctgtgtgtgtgtttctgtgtgtgtctgtgtgtgtctatctgtgtgtgtgttaggatCCCGTATTTAATGTGGAAAGCTCACACATCCCAGCAGGGGTCGGTAGAAGGAGAATTGACTGGATGAGATACTTGGGTGTGCATgggagtgtgttgtgtgtgtgagagtgtgagaatgagtgtgtgtgtgtgtgcgtgtgtgcgcgtgcacctTACCCGCTGCCTTGCTGACCGAGTCTGTCGACTTGCAGATGTCCCGAAGGTCGTGGTCGAGCCCCCCGTCCGAGTGCCCCCGAGCAGCGCGAGCCCCCCCCGGGAGGACGGGGGCTTCAGCAACCGGATTCCTGACGTGGGGGGCACGCGGGGCCCCCCCGAGACGCCCTATGTTCCTCCCGTCACCACCAGCAGCCCCACTGCCGCGCCAACCGCGAGACCCACGCCAGCGCCAACCCCGtggcggcccccgcccccgcccccagaaccCAGAACTCcgccaccgcccccgccccccgaacCAAGaacttcccccccgcccccgccccccacgcccggaTGGACGACGGCGGCCCCCGCCACGCCGCCTCTCCCGTGGGCCACGGTGGACAACCGGATCCAGACGGACCCGCAGAAGCCGCGGGGAGACGTGTTCAGTAAGTGGCCCCCGCGTGCTCGCGTGGCCGCGTGGCCCTGGCCCGCTGCGGGCGGGTGTCGGCTGTGCCCGCGCCGGGCggtctgcccctcccccttcccgtTGGGTCGCTgccagctgggctcagggtctCTCGCCCCTTCCGTGTGTGTGCCCCCCTGGAGCGAGCCCCGAGGGCGCTGGTCTCTGCCTTGAGTCCTGGAGCGGGCGTGGGCCGGCCCTGTGCGGGGCCCGTCTCCCCGGGGCTGTCATGGCCCCTGCGTGTGTTGCCTGAGCCGCGTCTCCAGGGGCTGCTTCTGCGCAGCCAGGGCGGGTGGAGCGGGCACGGTCTCTCGGGCGAGTCTCCACGTCGCCCAGGACCCGGAGTGGGTGACCGGGCCCCGGGGTAGTTGGGCCCCGAGGCCACAAGCACCCCCGGGAATGCCCAGGCGCACGGGCGCACACAGGCACGGGCGCACACACGCACGGGTGCACACAGAGGTGCGGCGCAGACACACGCAGCGCTGGGGTCTCGGCGGCAGAGTGTTTGCGGGCTGCTGGGCGCAGCTGGAATCCGCTCCCCCCTGCAGGGACGCAGAGCGACGCTGCTCCTGggcacagtgctcggggcccccCTGGTGCTCTGTGCCCGTAGGCTTGGTGCACGGGGGTCCTGACGCGTCCCTCTGGGGCAGGGTGGCATCACGTCCCTGCCAGGTCACGGCGCTGACCCGGAAGGGGGATGCGTGTGGCCGGTCGGGGACCGGGTGTGGGTGGGAGTCCCG
Protein-coding regions in this window:
- the NPNT gene encoding nephronectin isoform X3; the protein is MGGLLALLAAALCLRARADFDGRWPRQIVSSVGLCRYGGRIDCCWGWARQSWGQCQPFYVLRQRIARIRCQLQAVCHPPCKHGDCVGPNKCKCHPGYAGKTCSQDLNECGLKPRPCKHRCMNTFGSFKCYCLNGYMLMPDGSCSSALSCSMANCQYGCDVVKGQVRCQCPSPGLQLAPDGRTCVDVDECVTGAASCPRFRQCVNTFGSYICKCHEGFDLMYIGGKYQCHDIDECSQGQPPCSSSAWCHNTPGSYRCQCKEGYKGDGRTCVYVPKVVVEPPVRVPPSSASPPREDGGFSNRIPDVGGTRGPPETPYVPPVTTSSPTAAPTARPTPAPTPWRPPPPPPEPRTPPPPPPPEPRTSPPPPPPTPGWTTAAPATPPLPWATVDNRIQTDPQKPRGDVFIPRQPTNDLFEIFEIERGVSADEEAKDDPGVLIHSCDFDHGLCGWIREKDSDSHWELTLDPAGGQYLAVLAAKGPGGRAARLVLPLGRPQPGAALCLSFRHRVAGTPPGSLQVFVRKQGAPGTSVWGRAGGRGWRHTRVTLRGADVKSVIFRGERRRGHAGEVALDDVALSRGPCTEARGRRHM
- the NPNT gene encoding nephronectin isoform X2 → MGGLLALLAAALCLRARADFDGRWPRQIVSSVGLCRYGGRIDCCWGWARQSWGQCQPVCHPPCKHGDCVGPNKCKCHPGYAGKTCSQDARLFPTLDHAREQPPYRPPDLQATSAPARDLNECGLKPRPCKHRCMNTFGSFKCYCLNGYMLMPDGSCSSALSCSMANCQYGCDVVKGQVRCQCPSPGLQLAPDGRTCVDVDECVTGAASCPRFRQCVNTFGSYICKCHEGFDLMYIGGKYQCHDIDECSQGQPPCSSSAWCHNTPGSYRCQCKEGYKGDGRTCVYVPKVVVEPPVRVPPSSASPPREDGGFSNRIPDVGGTRGPPETPYVPPVTTSSPTAAPTARPTPAPTPWRPPPPPPEPRTPPPPPPPEPRTSPPPPPPTPGWTTAAPATPPLPWATVDNRIQTDPQKPRGDVFIPRQPTNDLFEIFEIERGVSADEEAKDDPGVLIHSCDFDHGLCGWIREKDSDSHWELTLDPAGGQYLAVLAAKGPGGRAARLVLPLGRPQPGAALCLSFRHRVAGTPPGSLQVFVRKQGAPGTSVWGRAGGRGWRHTRVTLRGADVKSVIFRGERRRGHAGEVALDDVALSRGPCTEARGRRHM
- the NPNT gene encoding nephronectin isoform X4; translation: MGGLLALLAAALCLRARADFDGRWPRQIVSSVGLCRYGGRIDCCWGWARQSWGQCQPVCHPPCKHGDCVGPNKCKCHPGYAGKTCSQDLNECGLKPRPCKHRCMNTFGSFKCYCLNGYMLMPDGSCSSALSCSMANCQYGCDVVKGQVRCQCPSPGLQLAPDGRTCVDVDECVTGAASCPRFRQCVNTFGSYICKCHEGFDLMYIGGKYQCHDIDECSQGQPPCSSSAWCHNTPGSYRCQCKEGYKGDGRTCVYVPKVVVEPPVRVPPSSASPPREDGGFSNRIPDVGGTRGPPETPYVPPVTTSSPTAAPTARPTPAPTPWRPPPPPPEPRTPPPPPPPEPRTSPPPPPPTPGWTTAAPATPPLPWATVDNRIQTDPQKPRGDVFIPRQPTNDLFEIFEIERGVSADEEAKDDPGVLIHSCDFDHGLCGWIREKDSDSHWELTLDPAGGQYLAVLAAKGPGGRAARLVLPLGRPQPGAALCLSFRHRVAGTPPGSLQVFVRKQGAPGTSVWGRAGGRGWRHTRVTLRGADVKSVIFRGERRRGHAGEVALDDVALSRGPCTEARGRRHM
- the NPNT gene encoding nephronectin isoform X1, translated to MGGLLALLAAALCLRARADFDGRWPRQIVSSVGLCRYGGRIDCCWGWARQSWGQCQPFYVLRQRIARIRCQLQAVCHPPCKHGDCVGPNKCKCHPGYAGKTCSQDARLFPTLDHAREQPPYRPPDLQATSAPARDLNECGLKPRPCKHRCMNTFGSFKCYCLNGYMLMPDGSCSSALSCSMANCQYGCDVVKGQVRCQCPSPGLQLAPDGRTCVDVDECVTGAASCPRFRQCVNTFGSYICKCHEGFDLMYIGGKYQCHDIDECSQGQPPCSSSAWCHNTPGSYRCQCKEGYKGDGRTCVYVPKVVVEPPVRVPPSSASPPREDGGFSNRIPDVGGTRGPPETPYVPPVTTSSPTAAPTARPTPAPTPWRPPPPPPEPRTPPPPPPPEPRTSPPPPPPTPGWTTAAPATPPLPWATVDNRIQTDPQKPRGDVFIPRQPTNDLFEIFEIERGVSADEEAKDDPGVLIHSCDFDHGLCGWIREKDSDSHWELTLDPAGGQYLAVLAAKGPGGRAARLVLPLGRPQPGAALCLSFRHRVAGTPPGSLQVFVRKQGAPGTSVWGRAGGRGWRHTRVTLRGADVKSVIFRGERRRGHAGEVALDDVALSRGPCTEARGRRHM